ATTTAACTTTAATGAAACTGATCGGCCAATTGTGTTGTTTTTAGATCCACCAAGTTTCATGAAAGTACCGAAACCTGTAGAGGGGATCAAAGGAAAAGATGCTATGCTATACTGTGAACTGAATGGCACAGAACCCTTTAAGATAATCTGGTACAAAGACAAAAAGCCACTTAAGGAAAGCAGGAAATATAAGATGATGAATGAGAGTAGCTCTGCCACTCTCCATATTCTTGCAGTGGACCCCTCAGATGTTGGTGAATATGAGTGCGGGGTCACAAACAAAGTAGGATATGAAACATGCCATACAACAGTTACGCTCAGAGGTCAGTAAACTATATCTTCAATGGATATTCAACATATCTTAGTTATATTCATACATACAACATTACCAATATGATTGCTTCTCCTCACCACAATCAATCCTTTCTCACTATTCAGAAGCACCTGTTTTCGTGAAGAAACTGGTAAACCAGTCAGTCAAATTGGGTGAAGAAGTCACTCTGATGGCCACCGTCAAAGGCTCTCAGCCTATAACTGTTTCTTGGGTGCAAGATAAGGATCATGTTCTTAGGGATGGAGACAACCGGAAAATCACATTTGAGAACAGCGTGGTCACCCTGAAGGTCTTTAAGGCTGACCAAACCACAGGTGGCAAATATACCTGCCAACTCAAAAATGATTCTGGAGTTGTGGAATGTGTTTCCAACCTCACTGTCTTAGGTTTGTAGGACTCCATGTCCCCACTCAATGAAGATTACATTGACATACATTTGGTAAGTTTCTGCTTTCTAAATATGAAGTGTGGTCCTACTTAATTTTCAGAACCGGCTACCATTGTGGATAGTCCAGAGTCATTCAATGTCAAGGCAGGTGATTCAGCAACTCTTGAAGTCACCGTAGCCGGAACACCAGAATTGAAATCTAAGTGGTTCAAGGACGGTGTCGAGCTCTCCTCTGGCACCAAGCATAAGATAACCTTCTCAAAGAATATCTCCAGCCTGAAAGTCCTGTCGACAGAGAGAGTTGATACAGGAGAATACAAATGTGAGGTCAAAAATGAGGTTGGCAGTGTTTCCTGCAAGACAACCCTCACTGTCCTAGGTTGGTACCACTAGTATCATACCTTCCGATTAATTCAATTTGATATTTATAATCCATTgccattttattacatttacaaTCCGTCATTACTTATGATTTTTTAAACAGATAAAAGGATCCCACCCACATTCATCAGGAAACTGAGAGACACCCATACTATTGTTGGTAAACCTGGTGAAATGGAATGCAAAGTTGCAGGTTCTCCACCTTTCACTATCTCTTGGCACCACATTGGTCAGGAGATCAAGAGTGGACCAAATCACGAGATTATTTGCAGTGACAACACCTGCAAAGTTAAACTGCCAACTCTTAAGTTGTCAGACTCTGGAAAATACACATGCAAAGCCGTTAACACAGCAGGAGCCAGTGAAACAAGTGCTTCTATGATTGTACAAGGTCAGTAGATATGTAGATTTGTCAGCATGGATTTTTATCCTATGGAGAAAAATAAATCCAACATGAGAAGTGGTGTTTCCGAAAGAGAATACTTACGCTATACAACATTTCTTTTTTCTTGTTAAGAACCTCCATCCTTTGTGGAAAAACCTCAGGCAAAGGAAGCTCTGCCTGGTGCAAATGTAACATTTTCAGCAACAGTCCATGGAAGTGCCCCTCTGAAACTTAAATGGTTCAGGGGCACCAGGGAAATAGTGTCTGGAAAGGGCTGTGAAATTGCTCTCCAGGGCAATGCAGCTACTTTGGAGCTATACAAAGTGGCCAAATCAGATGCTGGAGAGTATACATGCCAGATTATTAATGATGCTGGGAAGGAAAGTTGCCCAGTTAATCTGTTCATGAAAGGTTAGTTAACATGGTAATGAATTCTGAAATTACACATTTTTTTCATGCATATTCTA
Above is a genomic segment from Oncorhynchus nerka isolate Pitt River linkage group LG1, Oner_Uvic_2.0, whole genome shotgun sequence containing:
- the LOC135571900 gene encoding titin-like, with the translated sequence MAVLELCSTRSADDGVYTCEAQNDAGAVNCSTIITVQDPPSFMKVPKPVEGIKGKDAMLYCELNGTEPFKIIWYKDKKPLKESRKYKMMNESSSATLHILAVDPSDVGEYECGVTNKVGYETCHTTVTLREAPVFVKKLVNQSVKLGEEVTLMATVKGSQPITVSWVQDKDHVLRDGDNRKITFENSVVTLKVFKADQTTGGKYTCQLKNDSGVVECVSNLTVLEPATIVDSPESFNVKAGDSATLEVTVAGTPELKSKWFKDGVELSSGTKHKITFSKNISSLKVLSTERVDTGEYKCEVKNEVGSVSCKTTLTVLDKRIPPTFIRKLRDTHTIVGKPGEMECKVAGSPPFTISWHHIGQEIKSGPNHEIICSDNTCKVKLPTLKLSDSGKYTCKAVNTAGASETSASMIVQEPPSFVEKPQAKEALPGANVTFSATVHGSAPLKLKWFRGTREIVSGKGCEIALQGNAATLELYKVAKSDAGEYTCQIINDAGKESCPVNLFMKEPVQFVKKLKDMSSEKGKPLKLECTYNGTPKIFVTWLKDGKQLYASYQYNVLTTETSCVLEVLNSDSMTASGKYSCEVTNGVGTDICHAQVTLLERPFFVEELEPMEVTSGDPVCLKCRIGGTPDISVSWFKADGKLCATNTCQMAFSNGIATLILSKPSKVDTGEYTCKAENRIGSASNSCRLSVKDVKTPPSFPKKLTSLEQAVGQPVIFECRVVGSSPLEVSWLKDNGSLKNDGEYLMSYDDNTAALKIARGEMKHSGEYTCIATNSVGTASCTAKLELQIQEPVHFIKKLADISVVKGKHLKLECTYSGTPSIFVTWLKDGKQLYASYQYTVTTTDTYSMLDVLNSDSFEAAGKYSCEVTNGAGTDICHCQVKIVQFQKKYA